A region of the Osmia bicornis bicornis chromosome 1, iOsmBic2.1, whole genome shotgun sequence genome:
TACCGCTCTTAACAACTGAACAAAGTACACTTGTTTTCTGAGGAAAAACTAAATAGCTATTAGCCCGTCAAAGTAATTGAACTTTGCTTTTTATCACCCTTTTCTCGTCGTTTGTAGTGACTCAATGGGAAACaatctataattattttaacagaTTTCATATAACTTATGCATTTTAACTTTGGTCTGTTATCAATATAACAAGTATTTAATTCTCATAtctgattttttaaaatttcgcGTAATAGGATCTTtcttttgcaaaaatatttttaccgACATTATGAGATATGAAAACGTTGAAACTACTAGCGCAATCTGTTTTGCATACACTGTAAATTCGTGTAGAAAATTATAGTGGAAAAATGACAACAAAGATGGCACTTTCATAGAACTGTAAGTCAGGCCTTCCAACTCTCGTATTTGCTTCgtcacagccgactctagtatcAGTATGtagtatgtatgtacatacatacatatgtatgaaTACATAAATAAGTATTCATTGTATTGTGGAACCAATAgcaattatatattttgttaactCTTTGCTATCTATTGATAACGATAATTGACAATTTTAGACTTAATATGAAAGCCGTAATACAAAGGGTAACGAAGGCTAGCGTTTCAGGTAATCATTAGgtgatatatttaaatatcacCATATGTTTCATTTCATTGTGGTAGATAGTAAGAATTTACATTGGAAAATTAACCTCCACTTAacattgataaaattataGAATGATTTTTCAGTTGATGGTGAAGTAATTAGTAACATTGGAAATGGTCTCTGTGTATTAATTGGTATAAAAAGAGATGACACGATGGAAGACATGaaatatatgtaataaataatgcTTTAAAGAGACTGTTTgattttacaaaatgaaaagcaaatttttttttattttcctcaGAGTGAAAAAGGTACTGAATACTAAGATTTTTGATGGTgataatgaaaagaaatggTGTGCCAGTATTGTGGATAAACAATATGAAATACTATGTATCAGTCAGTTTACATTGTATCATACTTTGAAAGGGAATAGATTAGACTTTCATAAGGCTATGTCTGCGCAAGAATCTGAACCATTTTATAATAAGTTTCTTGCTGAGCTTGGTAAAAGTTATAAACCAGAATTAATTAAAGGTAACAGTTCTAAGAAATAAGTACTGTTatcaaattattgtaatatatGGTCATTTCTTTAAATACTTTCTACAGATGGTAAATTTGGAGCAATGATGGAAGTTAATATACAAAACAGTGGGCCTGTAACATTAGAAATAGAATCTCCAATTAAGCCTAATGAATCAAATAATTGTCAATGATTATCAATGTAAATTCAAAGACAACTgtgtagaaattaatttggtGCCTTCCTTTATTTTGCAAAAGTAACAGTAATTCCAATTACTAAAACTATATTCTCGCGCCACTTTTTAAATCCACTTaagcgcgggaaaatattcatatttaaaatagtagTTGAAGGCACCGAATTATTTGCCataattgataaatttaaaaaattcttaaaaatccttttcattaatcattaaaaataaatgattaaactTGTAATTGTACAATACTTATCACgttttaattatgtaataacagtataaGTTCATGTAACTTGcgacatttttataaatatagtGATTAAATCTTTAAAggcattaattatttaatagcATTCGGTACCTTTTAAtagcaaaaaaagaaaatgaaagaatataGCTTTTAATGTAAATTCTTctgcaattaaaataaattcattaatttttatattcttatttcaggcgaaaatattattcttaataaatatatacaaatatattaaataaagaaCTAAGTTTAAAACTA
Encoded here:
- the LOC114870891 gene encoding D-aminoacyl-tRNA deacylase 1-like isoform X4, giving the protein MKAVIQRVTKASVSVDGEVISNIGNGLCVLIGIKRDDTMEDMKYIVKKVLNTKIFDGDNEKKWCASIVDKQYEILCISQFTLYHTLKGNRLDFHKAMSAQESEPFYNKFLAELGKSYKPELIKDGKFGAMMEVNIQNSGPVTLEIESPIKPNESNNCQ